The following are from one region of the Paenibacillus bovis genome:
- a CDS encoding nitroreductase family protein — protein MTDILNAIKNRRSIYGISKEAVTSDERIQEIVEQVVLHTPSAFNSQSARVMILLGEKHDQLWDYTTNILKEIVPADKFEPTQQKMDSFKAGYGTILFFEDESVIRGMQEQFQAYQDKFPVWSQQANGMHQYLVWTLLEAEGYGASLQHYNPLIDEKIKAEWDIPESWTLIAQMPFGKPTAPPGDKEFKPLEERIKVLK, from the coding sequence ATGACTGACATACTTAACGCTATCAAGAACAGAAGAAGCATCTATGGAATCAGCAAAGAAGCCGTAACATCCGACGAACGCATTCAAGAAATCGTGGAGCAGGTGGTACTGCATACGCCGTCTGCCTTTAACTCCCAGAGTGCCCGGGTGATGATCCTGCTGGGTGAAAAGCATGACCAGCTGTGGGATTACACTACGAATATTCTCAAGGAAATTGTACCTGCCGACAAATTCGAGCCGACCCAACAGAAAATGGACAGCTTCAAAGCCGGTTACGGTACGATCCTGTTCTTCGAGGATGAGTCTGTGATCCGTGGTATGCAGGAACAGTTCCAAGCGTATCAGGACAAGTTCCCCGTATGGTCGCAGCAAGCGAACGGCATGCATCAGTATCTGGTCTGGACGCTGCTGGAAGCGGAAGGCTACGGCGCATCACTGCAGCACTATAACCCGCTGATCGACGAGAAAATCAAAGCCGAGTGGGATATTCCGGAAAGCTGGACGCTGATCGCGCAGATGCCGTTCGGCAAACCGACAGCTCCTCCAGGAGACAAGGAATTCAAGCCGCTGGAAGAACGGATCAAAGTACTGAAATAA
- a CDS encoding InlB B-repeat-containing protein gives MSKHKLGMLGRIWMVMVLLVGSIGVLNQPALIRQVSAGGMEPYLGEIQLFPYQLAPKGWVFAAGQQLSIQSNTALFALLGTNFGGDGKTKFALPDLRANTPGGMGYYIAVQGIFPSRDDRIEGAGNAMLSEIRLFPYTFSPSGWLAANGQILNIADYSALYSKLGTNFGGDGVTTFRLPTLADPKENVHYLISTDPANYNQVTDTEYLGGIISFALPVSVTRLMEASGASLPINQNQALYSLLGNRFGGNNVSTFNVPNLNANQTTLKYYMTNSGIFPSFEATTPMAHDDQYTVNKNGVLIVMGTGVLVNDVNASTANLVASPAHGALDFHTDGSFQYTPAESYTGTDFFTYEAVNGSGISAANVTITVQETEPPVVSGVQDMEVYHTPVAPVFTNATALLNGQPYTSGTAVTADGLYALRVTNSFGVTVVHFTIDRTAPVVTGVTYGQLYSSSTVITFNEGTATLDGRAFASGSAVTEEGEHQLIVTDSAGNTSKVAFSVYFPRTVAFDSQGGTLVADQRVNYGTYAVQPSAPTRTGYSFGGWYIDQERETPFDFGAVAIKADKTLYAKWILNAYTVSFDSSEGTFVGSQHVEYGRTVAKPADPTRTGYHFAGWYTDAARTIPFAFGNAVVTGDVTLYAAWTTNSYTVSFDTYNGSAVPDLSVNYGDKAVQPAAPSRTGYLFAGWYTDRSYSTPFDFNHTAITGNLTLYAKWVTEAYTVTFNTYGGTAVPPLFVEYEGTVTEPAQPTRDGYIFDGWYTDGTLSRPFGFGTTPVTRDLTLYAGWKIKQIPIDNKDDNKRSGDAVSTITSNGGSLIIPVGRSGQLNTTGIGLFIPANAASEELRISMSRLTDKDTQQMWTNGARPVSPVYELLKNVSRNFNLPVTLTLTFDPAALTGNQTPGIYYLNESTGSWVQVEGSRVDGNQITAQVNHFTKFAVLAAGETPNSNVSDTPPAADPAVDKNAASFSDIDGHWAAESIRQAVDAGIVKGYADGTFKPGQAVTRAEFTLMLLQAMGLPGSGTPLAFTDKEKIGAWAQPAIAEAVRQGWIHGNVDGSFRPNDRITRAEMAVMAAAALHSNTLSNPKTTFVDDSKIPVWAHDAVAAMQQAGILSGKSANTFDPAGQTTRAEAVKVIMMIQAMRNS, from the coding sequence ATGAGTAAACACAAGCTTGGTATGCTGGGCAGAATATGGATGGTGATGGTACTGCTGGTAGGTTCGATAGGCGTACTAAATCAGCCTGCACTGATCCGGCAGGTATCTGCAGGAGGGATGGAGCCATATCTGGGGGAAATCCAGCTATTTCCTTACCAGTTAGCGCCTAAGGGATGGGTATTTGCTGCCGGACAGCAGCTGTCGATCCAATCCAATACAGCGTTATTTGCACTGCTGGGTACCAACTTTGGCGGTGATGGAAAAACAAAATTTGCACTGCCGGATCTGCGTGCCAATACGCCTGGGGGAATGGGCTATTATATAGCAGTACAGGGCATCTTTCCGAGCAGGGATGATCGTATAGAGGGTGCCGGAAATGCGATGCTAAGCGAGATTCGTCTGTTTCCGTATACTTTTTCACCTTCCGGCTGGTTGGCTGCCAACGGACAGATACTGAATATTGCAGATTATTCTGCACTCTATAGCAAGCTGGGCACGAATTTTGGCGGCGATGGAGTGACTACTTTTCGTCTGCCGACTCTCGCGGATCCCAAGGAAAATGTACATTATCTGATATCTACCGATCCCGCCAACTATAATCAGGTGACCGATACCGAATATCTGGGAGGGATTATTTCGTTTGCACTGCCGGTATCCGTTACTCGGCTGATGGAAGCCAGTGGCGCTTCGCTGCCGATAAATCAAAATCAGGCACTATATAGCCTGCTCGGTAACCGATTTGGCGGAAATAACGTGTCTACCTTTAATGTGCCGAATCTGAATGCCAATCAGACGACATTAAAGTACTATATGACGAACAGCGGTATATTTCCTTCTTTTGAAGCCACTACGCCGATGGCACATGATGATCAGTATACTGTTAACAAAAATGGAGTATTGATTGTTATGGGTACCGGAGTGCTGGTCAATGATGTGAATGCATCCACGGCAAATCTGGTAGCGTCACCTGCCCATGGAGCCTTGGATTTTCATACGGATGGCAGTTTTCAATATACGCCAGCCGAATCATATACGGGTACAGACTTCTTCACTTATGAAGCTGTCAATGGCAGCGGTATCTCGGCGGCAAATGTAACGATTACCGTACAGGAAACGGAGCCGCCGGTAGTCAGTGGTGTGCAGGATATGGAAGTATACCATACACCTGTTGCTCCTGTATTTACGAATGCGACAGCCTTGCTGAATGGTCAGCCGTACACCAGTGGAACAGCGGTTACAGCAGACGGTCTCTATGCGCTGAGAGTTACGAACAGCTTTGGTGTAACTGTTGTTCATTTCACGATTGACCGGACAGCGCCGGTAGTCACAGGTGTTACGTATGGTCAGCTGTATTCGTCGAGTACGGTGATTACTTTTAATGAAGGCACAGCTACACTGGATGGCCGTGCATTTGCCAGTGGGTCTGCGGTGACGGAAGAAGGAGAGCACCAGCTCATTGTGACAGACAGTGCAGGCAATACCAGCAAGGTTGCCTTTAGTGTGTATTTCCCGCGTACTGTTGCTTTTGATAGCCAGGGAGGAACTCTGGTAGCGGATCAGCGTGTGAACTACGGTACTTATGCAGTCCAACCTTCCGCGCCGACCCGCACCGGCTATAGCTTTGGCGGCTGGTATATCGATCAGGAAAGGGAAACACCGTTTGATTTTGGTGCAGTGGCAATCAAGGCGGACAAGACATTGTACGCCAAATGGATATTGAATGCCTACACAGTAAGCTTTGATTCCAGTGAAGGTACCTTTGTAGGTAGCCAGCATGTGGAGTATGGTAGAACAGTAGCGAAGCCTGCTGATCCAACCCGCACCGGTTATCATTTTGCTGGCTGGTATACGGATGCTGCGCGGACGATACCGTTTGCTTTTGGCAATGCGGTCGTGACTGGCGATGTGACCTTATATGCTGCTTGGACCACGAACAGCTACACGGTGAGTTTTGATACGTATAACGGTTCTGCCGTGCCGGATCTGTCTGTCAATTATGGAGACAAGGCCGTCCAGCCTGCTGCGCCTTCCCGCACCGGCTATCTGTTTGCCGGCTGGTACACGGATCGTTCGTATAGCACACCGTTTGATTTTAACCATACGGCGATTACCGGCAATCTGACCCTGTATGCCAAATGGGTAACCGAAGCGTATACAGTCACATTCAACACCTATGGCGGGACAGCAGTACCCCCTCTATTCGTAGAATATGAAGGGACTGTAACAGAGCCTGCCCAGCCGACGAGAGACGGGTATATTTTTGACGGATGGTATACCGATGGCACCTTGTCCCGGCCGTTCGGGTTTGGTACAACACCGGTAACGAGAGATCTGACCTTGTATGCCGGCTGGAAAATAAAGCAGATACCTATCGACAACAAAGACGACAATAAACGTTCCGGCGATGCGGTGTCGACGATTACCTCTAACGGCGGCAGCTTGATTATTCCGGTTGGGCGTTCAGGGCAGCTGAACACTACAGGCATCGGCCTGTTTATTCCGGCCAATGCAGCCTCTGAAGAACTGAGAATATCGATGAGTCGTCTAACAGACAAGGACACGCAGCAGATGTGGACGAATGGAGCTCGCCCGGTGAGTCCGGTGTATGAGCTGCTCAAGAACGTTTCCCGCAACTTTAATCTTCCGGTAACGTTGACACTTACCTTTGATCCAGCAGCATTAACGGGGAATCAGACACCGGGCATCTATTACCTGAATGAAAGTACAGGCAGCTGGGTACAGGTTGAAGGAAGTCGTGTCGACGGCAATCAGATTACGGCGCAGGTGAATCATTTTACCAAATTCGCTGTGCTGGCAGCAGGCGAGACGCCGAATAGTAACGTATCGGATACTCCGCCAGCGGCTGATCCGGCAGTAGATAAGAATGCTGCATCCTTTAGCGATATTGATGGACACTGGGCAGCAGAGAGTATCCGTCAGGCTGTAGATGCAGGTATTGTCAAAGGCTATGCCGATGGTACATTCAAGCCGGGGCAGGCAGTGACACGCGCCGAATTTACACTTATGTTGTTGCAGGCGATGGGATTACCGGGCAGTGGAACCCCGCTTGCTTTTACCGATAAAGAAAAGATCGGTGCATGGGCCCAGCCAGCGATTGCAGAAGCGGTGCGACAGGGTTGGATTCACGGCAATGTGGATGGTTCTTTCCGTCCGAACGACCGGATTACACGCGCTGAAATGGCTGTGATGGCAGCAGCAGCACTGCACAGCAATACTTTATCCAATCCCAAAACTACCTTTGTGGACGATAGCAAGATTCCGGTATGGGCGCATGATGCCGTAGCAGCTATGCAGCAAGCAGGCATCCTGAGCGGCAAATCGGCGAATACCTTTGACCCTGCCGGTCAGACAACACGTGCCGAAGCAGTCAAAGTGATCATGATGATCCAAGCTATGCGAAATAGCTAG
- a CDS encoding DUF72 domain-containing protein has protein sequence MDVYLCRLAPAEKEVNRHDRSWINRIRGHPELYGKIKAPERLPTYSQHFPIVEIDSSFYAVQPVKNVTKWVEQTPDDFGFIFKAYQGMTGHLRGKKNYFDTKEEMFEAFHVSLKPAIDAGKLRMALFQYPPWFDCNRDNVETLRETRELMKDIPCALEFRNQTWYMPEFRERTLEFMRKEGWIHTIVDEPQAGMGSIPIITAATSRQATYVRMHGRNVDGWHKSSHPDWRKLRYLYNYNTEELTEWRDRLLQLQEQTDHIYIVFNNNSAGDATPNAQELIRMLAEKEALSDKHNISSS, from the coding sequence ATGGATGTCTATCTCTGTCGACTTGCTCCAGCCGAAAAGGAGGTCAACCGCCATGATCGAAGTTGGATTAACCGGATTCGGGGTCATCCCGAGCTATATGGAAAAATAAAAGCGCCCGAGCGGCTGCCTACCTATAGCCAGCATTTTCCGATCGTTGAAATAGACAGTTCGTTCTATGCCGTCCAGCCGGTCAAAAATGTAACCAAATGGGTTGAGCAGACACCGGATGATTTTGGTTTTATTTTCAAGGCGTATCAGGGAATGACCGGGCATCTGCGCGGCAAAAAGAATTATTTTGATACCAAGGAAGAGATGTTCGAGGCGTTCCATGTATCGCTGAAGCCGGCGATTGATGCTGGCAAGCTGAGGATGGCACTGTTCCAGTATCCGCCATGGTTTGACTGTAATCGGGACAATGTGGAGACGCTGCGCGAGACGCGCGAGCTGATGAAGGATATCCCGTGTGCTCTCGAATTCCGCAACCAGACCTGGTATATGCCGGAATTCCGCGAACGCACACTGGAATTCATGCGCAAGGAAGGCTGGATTCATACGATAGTAGATGAACCGCAGGCTGGAATGGGCTCGATCCCGATCATTACAGCTGCTACTTCCCGGCAGGCGACCTATGTGCGTATGCACGGACGCAATGTAGACGGCTGGCACAAGAGCAGCCATCCCGACTGGCGCAAGCTGCGCTATCTGTACAACTACAATACCGAGGAACTGACCGAATGGCGTGACCGGTTGCTGCAGCTGCAGGAACAGACCGATCATATCTATATCGTGTTCAATAACAACTCCGCAGGTGATGCCACTCCCAATGCCCAGGAACTGATCCGGATGCTGGCGGAAAAGGAAGCCCTGTCGGATAAGCATAATATCAGCAGCAGTTGA
- a CDS encoding DUF438 domain-containing protein, with amino-acid sequence MSELINNREARGQHEGDLSAEHILNAQRQTVLKQLIKELHDGQSIHDVKERFREAVGHISVAEISQLEQALIEEEGIPVSEVQRLCSVHAEMFKGSIDDIHRPAAGAPEEQPGHPVHTFKMENRAIERLVQFTLSLHMDRFRREPGEAQRIQLLEDMNLLYDVDKHYSRKENLLFPFLEKYGIHGPTQVMWGVDDGIRLGLKEIKGLLTGYRKDAAESTIQSVSAEELLGLMERVLQEVTDMIFKEEHILLPMALETLTEDEWLQIARESAEIGYCLVSPEQEWIPERAPEPEMKHPSAAREELGEGGNEENGSLPPLQDGLVRMGTGILSIHQLETMLNHLPVDLTFIDENDVVRYFSHGKERIFARTRAVIGRTVQNCHPPQSVHVVNELLADFKAGRKDAEDFWIPLKDKFVYIRYFAVRDAEGTYMGTLEFTQNIKPIQELSGQKRILS; translated from the coding sequence ATGAGCGAGCTGATTAACAACCGTGAAGCAAGAGGACAGCATGAAGGCGATCTTTCTGCTGAACATATATTAAATGCCCAGCGCCAGACCGTGCTCAAACAGCTGATCAAGGAACTGCATGACGGTCAAAGTATACATGACGTAAAAGAGCGTTTTCGAGAGGCCGTAGGTCATATCTCTGTCGCCGAAATTTCACAGCTGGAGCAGGCGCTGATAGAAGAGGAAGGGATTCCGGTTAGCGAAGTGCAGCGGCTGTGCAGCGTACATGCCGAGATGTTCAAAGGCTCTATCGACGATATTCATCGACCTGCCGCTGGTGCACCGGAAGAGCAGCCCGGTCATCCGGTACACACTTTTAAAATGGAAAACCGGGCGATAGAGCGTCTGGTGCAGTTTACCCTGTCCCTGCATATGGATCGCTTCCGCCGCGAACCCGGTGAAGCCCAGCGTATCCAGCTGCTGGAGGATATGAATCTGCTGTATGATGTGGACAAGCACTACAGCCGCAAGGAAAATCTGCTGTTTCCGTTTCTGGAAAAGTACGGTATTCACGGACCAACCCAGGTCATGTGGGGCGTGGACGACGGGATTCGGCTGGGACTCAAAGAGATCAAAGGGCTGCTGACAGGGTACCGTAAGGATGCTGCAGAGTCTACGATTCAATCCGTCTCTGCCGAAGAACTGCTGGGTCTGATGGAGCGGGTGCTCCAAGAAGTGACAGACATGATCTTCAAGGAAGAACATATTCTGCTGCCGATGGCACTGGAGACACTGACCGAAGACGAATGGCTGCAGATCGCCCGCGAAAGTGCCGAGATCGGCTACTGCCTCGTATCTCCGGAACAGGAATGGATTCCTGAACGTGCCCCCGAACCGGAAATGAAACATCCATCTGCTGCACGGGAAGAGCTGGGAGAAGGCGGAAACGAAGAGAATGGAAGTCTGCCGCCGCTGCAGGATGGTCTGGTGCGAATGGGCACTGGCATTTTGTCTATCCATCAGCTGGAGACGATGCTCAATCATCTGCCGGTGGATCTGACCTTTATCGATGAGAATGATGTAGTACGTTACTTTTCCCATGGCAAAGAACGGATCTTCGCCCGTACCCGTGCCGTTATCGGACGCACCGTCCAGAACTGCCACCCTCCGCAAAGTGTGCATGTCGTCAACGAACTGCTGGCCGACTTCAAAGCGGGACGTAAAGACGCCGAAGATTTCTGGATTCCGCTCAAGGACAAGTTTGTGTATATCCGCTACTTTGCTGTTCGTGATGCGGAAGGGACGTATATGGGTACACTGGAATTCACGCAAAATATCAAGCCGATTCAGGAGCTGAGTGGGCAGAAGCGTATTTTGTCCTGA
- a CDS encoding DUF1858 domain-containing protein translates to MSKMIAMNLPIAELAAQDPHIITIMQEIGFTDITRPGMLQTAGRLMTLEKGAALKRISHEQMRQVFAQHGYTLCVPNKGGNEQ, encoded by the coding sequence ATGAGCAAAATGATTGCCATGAATCTTCCCATTGCCGAACTGGCAGCCCAGGACCCGCATATTATTACGATTATGCAGGAAATTGGCTTTACCGATATTACGCGTCCCGGTATGCTGCAGACCGCCGGACGCCTGATGACACTGGAAAAAGGTGCAGCCCTCAAACGAATCAGCCATGAACAGATGCGTCAGGTGTTTGCACAGCATGGATATACCCTATGCGTGCCCAATAAGGGAGGAAACGAACAATGA
- a CDS encoding cupin domain-containing protein: protein MEHQVLSQFQPYETERFTKRILFKQPGSIVFTLNFEAGQQLPAHRHPGADVYILVSEGTGTFDCDGTELAVSAGDVVHVQGDELMSYRSGENDRSSLYVTLVNIPDPGYAQDLG, encoded by the coding sequence ATGGAACATCAAGTATTGAGCCAATTCCAACCGTACGAGACGGAGCGTTTTACCAAACGTATTCTATTCAAACAGCCTGGAAGTATCGTATTTACGTTAAATTTTGAAGCCGGCCAGCAGCTGCCTGCACACCGTCATCCGGGAGCCGATGTCTATATTCTGGTGAGTGAAGGAACAGGAACTTTCGATTGCGATGGCACCGAGCTTGCCGTATCCGCAGGAGACGTAGTACATGTACAAGGCGATGAACTGATGTCCTATCGCAGCGGCGAGAACGATCGCTCCAGCCTGTATGTGACGCTGGTGAATATTCCCGATCCGGGATATGCGCAGGATCTGGGATAA
- a CDS encoding alkaline phosphatase, whose product MLNRIRENNLRKIVSPVSAGVLTAAMLLGTLPAGTGEAAAKEQPEIKAKNVIMLIPDGMSMDGTTLARWYNGGEALALDEMASGLVRTYSADAAIADSAPAGTAFATGYKSHTGYVGVLPDQNTMPGLPALAPGDAKKPVANVLEAAKLANKSTGIIATSEIMHATPADFSAHYPDRSNYDALSEQQVYAGIDVVLGGGAQYFKPEGRKDGENLLNVIHTQGYNVVTNTAELQASHTGKVWGMFADKAMDYDIDRNPVEQPSIAEMTAKAIELLSKDEDGFFLMVEGSKVDWAAHANDPMGIISDVNAFDDAVAEALKFAKEDQNTLVIATTDHGNGGLTIGDRETTSTYDELPLSTFIDPLKKAKVTGEGLEKKLNSDRSNIAEVMSEYFGITDLTAEETAAIRAAKTGGMNSVVGPMISKRAHIGWTSGGHTGGEVVLYSYAPGGKQLTGVVENTDIARYMESAMGLDLSAVTNRLFVPAEEAFTTRGATVTWDNSDEKNPVIVVTKGTDTLRLPVYKNTAQLNGKTVRLEGNIIFNGEKAFVPQQAIDLIS is encoded by the coding sequence ATGTTAAACCGAATCCGTGAAAATAATCTGCGCAAAATCGTATCCCCTGTAAGCGCAGGTGTGCTGACAGCTGCGATGCTGCTGGGCACACTACCGGCAGGAACAGGAGAGGCCGCAGCCAAGGAGCAGCCGGAGATCAAAGCCAAAAACGTCATTATGCTGATCCCTGACGGTATGAGCATGGATGGCACAACACTGGCACGCTGGTATAACGGCGGCGAAGCACTGGCACTCGACGAGATGGCCAGTGGTCTGGTACGTACATATTCGGCGGACGCAGCGATTGCCGATTCCGCTCCGGCAGGTACGGCTTTTGCAACCGGCTACAAATCCCATACCGGCTATGTGGGCGTTCTGCCGGATCAGAATACGATGCCGGGTCTGCCTGCACTGGCACCGGGCGATGCCAAAAAACCGGTAGCGAATGTACTGGAAGCCGCCAAGCTGGCCAACAAATCGACCGGTATTATCGCCACTTCCGAGATTATGCACGCGACACCGGCAGACTTTAGCGCCCACTATCCGGATCGCAGCAACTATGACGCACTGAGCGAGCAGCAGGTATACGCAGGTATCGACGTGGTGCTGGGCGGCGGTGCTCAGTATTTTAAACCAGAAGGCCGCAAGGATGGCGAGAATCTGCTGAACGTTATTCATACGCAGGGCTATAACGTGGTAACCAATACCGCCGAGCTGCAGGCTTCGCATACCGGCAAAGTATGGGGCATGTTCGCGGATAAAGCGATGGATTACGATATAGACCGCAATCCTGTTGAACAGCCGAGCATTGCAGAGATGACAGCCAAAGCGATTGAGCTGCTGTCCAAGGACGAAGACGGATTCTTTCTGATGGTAGAAGGCAGCAAAGTGGACTGGGCAGCACATGCCAACGATCCGATGGGAATTATTAGCGATGTGAACGCCTTTGACGATGCTGTCGCAGAAGCGCTCAAATTTGCCAAGGAAGACCAGAATACACTCGTAATCGCGACGACAGATCATGGTAACGGCGGTCTGACGATCGGTGACCGTGAGACGACCAGTACGTACGATGAACTGCCATTGTCCACATTTATCGATCCACTGAAAAAAGCCAAAGTAACGGGTGAAGGTCTGGAGAAAAAGCTGAACAGTGACCGCAGCAATATTGCCGAAGTGATGAGCGAATATTTTGGCATTACCGATCTGACAGCGGAAGAAACAGCTGCAATCCGCGCAGCCAAAACAGGTGGCATGAATTCGGTGGTTGGCCCGATGATCAGCAAGCGCGCCCATATCGGTTGGACGAGCGGCGGCCATACCGGCGGTGAAGTCGTACTGTACTCTTATGCGCCAGGCGGCAAGCAGCTGACCGGAGTCGTGGAAAATACAGATATTGCCCGCTATATGGAATCGGCGATGGGACTGGATCTGAGCGCTGTGACCAACCGTCTGTTCGTGCCGGCGGAAGAGGCTTTCACTACCCGCGGTGCTACAGTTACATGGGATAACAGTGACGAGAAAAACCCGGTCATCGTAGTGACCAAAGGTACCGATACACTTCGTCTGCCAGTGTACAAAAATACCGCTCAGCTGAACGGGAAGACGGTGCGTCTGGAAGGCAATATTATCTTCAATGGAGAAAAGGCTTTTGTACCTCAGCAGGCGATTGACCTGATCTCGTAA
- a CDS encoding cryptochrome/photolyase family protein, with product MKLFIHRKDLRIHDLAGFDYLHETGAESIHLLILDPFLLRGGREKEHSGRNFLQHVRRLKQLYEQHGHQLHIVYGEPEQVLDYVLEQQPIDEVVVHRDFTPYAKERDRKLRQMADQHGAAFTLLVDHMMIHVEHFAEFTGKDGYYKIFAPFHRKWLDFLSQHPNPVSSTSIKELKLSSRAIDWPERFQLPFQLEDYEPAGEPAPLLQHFLAKQVADYGEERDYYAIDPSSGLNPHVVLGAVSVREMYDRASLEQGSEEWIRQIAFRDFYLYQAIYDEDYFRYEKRYDLSGLDDRYFEAWYKGETGIPVIDASMRQLNETGRMHNRLRILSAMFLTKNLQCPFTLGEQYFRRKLLDYDNIINRGNWMWCASLGANSAPYFRVVNPVTQSAKYDPEGDYIRQWLPELKDLSIKEIHQPRPDAIVDLKRSRAAAIETYKGIVQSL from the coding sequence TTGAAATTATTTATTCACCGCAAAGATCTGCGTATTCATGATCTTGCCGGATTCGATTACCTGCATGAAACCGGGGCCGAAAGTATTCACCTGCTTATTCTAGATCCATTTTTGCTGCGCGGCGGCAGGGAAAAGGAACACAGCGGGCGGAATTTCCTGCAGCATGTGCGCCGACTGAAGCAGCTGTATGAACAGCATGGTCACCAGTTGCATATTGTCTACGGAGAGCCTGAGCAGGTGCTGGATTATGTGCTGGAGCAGCAGCCGATCGACGAAGTGGTAGTTCATCGCGATTTTACGCCGTATGCCAAAGAGCGCGACCGTAAGCTGCGCCAGATGGCTGACCAGCATGGAGCAGCATTCACCCTGCTGGTGGATCATATGATGATTCACGTGGAACATTTTGCCGAATTTACGGGAAAAGACGGATATTATAAGATATTTGCTCCTTTTCACCGGAAATGGCTGGACTTTCTCAGTCAGCATCCCAATCCGGTTTCTTCTACAAGTATCAAGGAACTGAAATTGTCTTCGCGTGCCATAGATTGGCCCGAACGCTTTCAGCTGCCTTTTCAACTGGAAGATTATGAACCGGCAGGCGAGCCGGCGCCGCTGCTGCAGCATTTTCTGGCGAAACAGGTCGCGGATTATGGAGAAGAACGGGATTATTACGCGATTGATCCATCCAGCGGTCTGAATCCGCATGTGGTGCTGGGTGCTGTCTCGGTACGGGAGATGTATGACCGGGCATCACTGGAGCAGGGGAGCGAAGAATGGATTCGCCAGATTGCTTTTCGGGACTTTTATTTGTATCAGGCGATCTATGATGAAGATTATTTTCGTTATGAAAAACGGTACGATCTGTCCGGGCTGGATGATCGTTATTTTGAAGCCTGGTACAAAGGAGAAACGGGTATCCCGGTTATCGATGCTTCTATGCGTCAGCTGAATGAGACCGGACGAATGCATAACCGTCTGCGTATTCTGTCTGCCATGTTCCTGACCAAGAATCTGCAGTGTCCGTTCACGCTGGGTGAGCAATATTTCCGTCGCAAGCTGCTGGATTACGATAATATTATCAACCGGGGCAACTGGATGTGGTGCGCTTCGTTGGGTGCCAATTCGGCTCCTTATTTTCGGGTCGTGAATCCGGTTACCCAATCGGCCAAGTACGATCCGGAGGGTGATTATATCCGCCAGTGGCTGCCAGAACTGAAAGATCTGTCGATCAAAGAGATTCATCAGCCCCGTCCGGATGCGATCGTGGATCTGAAACGTTCACGGGCAGCAGCGATCGAGACGTACAAGGGAATTGTTCAGTCTTTGTAA
- a CDS encoding HAD family hydrolase, which produces MKIKAIIFDFDGLILDTESVWFECYQEILSRYEMELTLEHFAPSIGTHGNDFIDYVEKTIGKPGIGRIIDQEVYVLHQQKMQLIEAREGVADYLHTAREMELRIGLATSSNRAWIERFLGKLGLREYFEVIKTSDDVSAVKPDPELYLRVVDELGVKPEEALAFEDSLNGLRAAKAAGLHCAIVPNPVTSLLPFEHYDLRLDSMAEMPLGAVLERIIVQSRL; this is translated from the coding sequence GTGTATGGTTCGAGTGTTACCAGGAAATACTAAGCCGCTACGAGATGGAACTGACGCTGGAGCATTTTGCGCCGAGTATCGGTACGCATGGTAATGATTTTATCGATTATGTTGAGAAAACGATCGGCAAACCGGGGATTGGTCGCATTATTGATCAGGAAGTGTATGTGCTGCATCAGCAAAAAATGCAGCTGATCGAAGCGCGTGAAGGGGTAGCCGACTATCTGCATACCGCTCGTGAAATGGAGCTGAGGATTGGACTGGCAACCAGTTCAAATCGTGCCTGGATTGAGCGTTTTCTGGGCAAGCTGGGATTGCGGGAGTATTTTGAAGTGATCAAGACGAGCGATGATGTATCGGCGGTCAAGCCTGATCCGGAGCTGTATCTGCGCGTCGTAGACGAACTGGGCGTGAAGCCGGAAGAAGCGCTTGCTTTTGAAGATTCGCTAAATGGGTTGCGTGCTGCCAAAGCTGCCGGACTGCACTGTGCGATTGTACCGAATCCGGTCACTTCCCTGCTGCCATTTGAACATTATGATCTGCGGCTGGATTCCATGGCAGAGATGCCGCTGGGAGCTGTTCTGGAGCGGATCATCGTTCAGAGCAGACTGTAA